ACAAGGGCTGCAACTGGTGCGTGTACACCGGCACCCACGACAACGCCACCTGCATCGGCTGGTGGCAGCAGCTCAGCGACCAGCAGCGGCACCAGGTGGAGCAGTTGCTCGGGCCGGTGACGGCTCCCGGCTGGCAACTGCTGGAGTTGGCCTTGGCCAGCCAGGCCGATTGGGCTGTGGTGCCGCTGCAGGATCTGCTGCAACTGGGCGATGAAGCCCGGTTCAACACCCCGGGCACCAGCGAGGGCAACTGGCAGTGGCGGCTGAGTGGTGGGCTGGAGGCGGTTCGCGGCCCGCTCAAGGGATTTGGGGAGCTGGCGCAGCG
The Planctomycetota bacterium genome window above contains:
- a CDS encoding 4-alpha-glucanotransferase → KGCNWCVYTGTHDNATCIGWWQQLSDQQRHQVEQLLGPVTAPGWQLLELALASQADWAVVPLQDLLQLGDEARFNTPGTSEGNWQWRLSGGLEAVRGPLKGFGELAQRHQR